DNA sequence from the Candidatus Sulfuricurvum sp. RIFRC-1 genome:
TTGCTCCGGTAGCTCGACGATTGCATCAGTTATTAAAAATAGACGTACAGATGGCGGAAGATGTTGTCGGAGAGAGTGCGATGAAACTCTCAGCGCTTTTGAAAGGGGGAGAGATTTTATTGCTGGAAAATCTTCGTTTTGAAAAAGGGGAGACGAAAAACAACCCTGAATTCAGTGCTTCTTTGGCGTCGATGGCTGAAGTATACATCAATGATGCATTTGGTGTGAGCCATCGTGCCCATGCTTCGGTTGAGGGTATTACACAACATTTTGATAATGCCCATAAAGCAGCGGGTTTTTTACTCCAAAAAGAGATTCAATTTTTCGGTGTTTTGTTAGAGCGTCCGGTCAGACCGTTTGCGGCGATCGTCGGAGGATCGAAGGTTTCAGGAAAACTCGAAGCACTCATTAACCTTTTACCGAAAGTGGATAAAGTTCTTATCGGTGGCGGTATGGCGTTTACATTTCTCAAAGCCTTGGGGTATGATGTCGGTAATTCATTGGTTGAAGATGATTTGTTGGATGAAGCGATCAACATTATGAATGAAGCCAAACGTCTCGGTGTCAAATTCTACCTTCCGGTGGACGTTGTTGCCGCTGAGAAATTTGCTCCTGACGCGATGAGCCGTTTATGCAGTGTCCAAGAGATCCCTGCCGGATGGATGGGACTGGATATCGGACCGGCAACGGTACGGCTTTATCGTCAAGTACTTGCGGATGTTCAAACGATTTTATGGAATGGACCGATGGGTGTGTATGAAATGGATCGCTTTTCGCGAGGATCCAATAAAATTGCCCATTTTGTTGCGGATTCGTATGCAACGACGGTAGTCGGCGGCGGTGACACGGCTGATTTGGTTCAACGCATCGGATTGGACGAGGAGATGACGTTTATCTCTACGGGCGGCGGAGCATCGTTGGAATTACTCGAAGGAAAAATTCTTCCGGGCGTTAAACCCTTAATGAAATAAATATGACTAAATTCCGTTCGTGGTGAGCTCGTCGAACCATGAACAAACCGCTTACCCTTCGACAGGCTCAGGGCGAACGGATAATGTGTCAAGAAGCCTAAGATAAAGGAGTTACCATGATTTTATGCGCTAATTTCAAAGCGAACAAAACACGTCAAGAGACACGTGCTTATATGGCGGTAGTGGAGTCATTTGTAAGTGCAAACGATATCAGTGATACGATTATTGTATTTCCTCCCTTTACGGCGCTAGATCATGACCCCCGTAATGTTTTGATTGGTGTTCAAAACGCTTACCCTGTCCAAAATGGTGCGTATACCGGAGAGATTGCACTTGAGCAGCTCGAAGAATTCGGGATTAAGACGATCCTCATCGGTCACTCTGAGCGTCGTCACGTTATCGGTGAGACACAAGAACAGATTGCGGCAAAATTCCGTTTTTTCGCGGATCAGGGATTTGCAATCGTCTACTGTGTCGGTGAACCTCTCGAAGTACGTGAAGCGGGTGATGCTGCCCTGCTGTCGTATATTGAGAAACAGTTTGAGGGGATTGATCTTTCATATGGTGATTTGATTTTGGCGTATGAGCCGGTATGGGCAATCGGAACGGGGCTGACTCCATCCAATCGTGATATTGAACTGCTTCACGGAGTACTTCGGGGGAAAACGCATGCGCCATTGCTTTATGGCGGAAGTGTAAAAGTGGAAAATGCGGGTGAAATCATGGCTTTAGAGAATGTGGACGGTGTTCTTGTCGGATCAGCCTCTCTCAGTGCCAATGATTTTTGCGAAATGATTGCTCAAGCAGCGGAATTAAATACAGAAGAGGAGAATAATTAATGTTAATGCAAGGGAAAAAAGGTCTGATCGTAGGTTTAGCCAACGATAAATCAATCGCATACGGGATCGCACAGGCATTGCACGCTCAAGGGGCGCAAATGGCGTTCACCTATCTCAATGAAGCGTTGCAAAAACGGGTAGAACCGATCGCAGCGAGTTTTAATAACTCCCCGGTTTACAAACTTGATGTTTCCGATGAGAACGATATGGAAGCGATTGCGGCAAAAGTGGCGGCGGATTTCGGTCAAATTGACTTTTTGGTTCACTCAGTTGCATTTGCTCCGAAAGAAGCACTTACCGAAGGTTTTATGAAAACGTCTAAAAGCGCATTTCAAATCGCAATGGATGTTTCGGTCTATTCTTTGATCGATTTGACCAATCGTCTTGAGTCTGTTTTAGCTCCGGGTGCATCGATTATCACCCTCAGTTACCTCGGCGGACCGAAATACATCCCGAACTATAATGTTATGGGAGTTGCTAAAGCAGCGCTCGAATCAACGGTGCGTTATATGGCGGTAGAGCTTGGCGCATCAAAAGGACAACGGGTAAATGCGATCAGTGCAGGGCCTATCCGTACCCTTGCAGCCAGCGGTATCGGTGATTTCAAACAAATTCTGAATTGGAATGAGGCCAATGCGCCACT
Encoded proteins:
- a CDS encoding phosphoglycerate kinase; its protein translation is MELLNIKECDIYGKKVFIRCDFNVPMDDYGNITDDRRIRSALSTINYCLDQKCAIILASHFGRPKGERDDKYTLAPVARRLHQLLKIDVQMAEDVVGESAMKLSALLKGGEILLLENLRFEKGETKNNPEFSASLASMAEVYINDAFGVSHRAHASVEGITQHFDNAHKAAGFLLQKEIQFFGVLLERPVRPFAAIVGGSKVSGKLEALINLLPKVDKVLIGGGMAFTFLKALGYDVGNSLVEDDLLDEAINIMNEAKRLGVKFYLPVDVVAAEKFAPDAMSRLCSVQEIPAGWMGLDIGPATVRLYRQVLADVQTILWNGPMGVYEMDRFSRGSNKIAHFVADSYATTVVGGGDTADLVQRIGLDEEMTFISTGGGASLELLEGKILPGVKPLMK
- the fabI gene encoding enoyl-ACP reductase FabI is translated as MLMQGKKGLIVGLANDKSIAYGIAQALHAQGAQMAFTYLNEALQKRVEPIAASFNNSPVYKLDVSDENDMEAIAAKVAADFGQIDFLVHSVAFAPKEALTEGFMKTSKSAFQIAMDVSVYSLIDLTNRLESVLAPGASIITLSYLGGPKYIPNYNVMGVAKAALESTVRYMAVELGASKGQRVNAISAGPIRTLAASGIGDFKQILNWNEANAPLRKNVTIEEVGNSAMYLLSDLSSGVSGEVHYVDAGYNIMGMAAVEKNAEGKSVFCWDERE
- a CDS encoding triose-phosphate isomerase, with translation MILCANFKANKTRQETRAYMAVVESFVSANDISDTIIVFPPFTALDHDPRNVLIGVQNAYPVQNGAYTGEIALEQLEEFGIKTILIGHSERRHVIGETQEQIAAKFRFFADQGFAIVYCVGEPLEVREAGDAALLSYIEKQFEGIDLSYGDLILAYEPVWAIGTGLTPSNRDIELLHGVLRGKTHAPLLYGGSVKVENAGEIMALENVDGVLVGSASLSANDFCEMIAQAAELNTEEENN